One segment of Microbacterium arborescens DNA contains the following:
- the secF gene encoding protein translocase subunit SecF encodes MRFFNRFGNDLYTGKISFPFVARRTLWFIIAAALVLASVLVLVVRPPQFSIEFTGGSQFTVTNVSNTDQLLATDAVQEVVPGATTKVTTIGEDAVRVQTDQMSDTETRDVTARLAQAYEVPAAEVSSSFIGPSWGQDVTRQSLWGLAIFLALTFLILALYFRTWKMSVAAIIGLVDVLVVTVGVYSLFGFEISPAAVIGFLTILSYSLYDTTVVFDKVRENTFEDGEKSGRTFGESVNLAANQTLVRSINTTIVAALPTGAILFIGALWLGAQTLTDISLSIFVGTLVAAYSTLFVAVPLFALLRENEPGIKANDTRVLESRERASVEA; translated from the coding sequence ATGCGTTTCTTCAACCGGTTCGGCAACGACCTCTACACGGGGAAGATCTCGTTCCCCTTCGTCGCCCGGCGCACACTGTGGTTCATCATCGCGGCGGCGCTCGTGCTCGCCTCGGTGCTGGTGCTCGTGGTGCGGCCCCCGCAGTTCTCGATCGAGTTCACGGGCGGGTCGCAGTTCACGGTGACGAACGTGTCGAACACCGATCAGCTGCTCGCGACCGACGCGGTGCAGGAGGTCGTGCCCGGAGCGACCACCAAGGTCACGACGATCGGCGAGGATGCCGTGCGTGTGCAGACCGATCAGATGTCGGACACCGAGACCCGTGACGTCACGGCGCGACTCGCTCAGGCATACGAGGTTCCCGCCGCGGAGGTGAGCTCGTCGTTCATCGGACCGAGCTGGGGCCAGGACGTCACCCGTCAGTCGCTCTGGGGTCTGGCGATCTTCCTCGCCCTGACATTCCTCATCCTCGCCCTGTACTTCCGCACCTGGAAGATGTCCGTCGCGGCGATCATCGGACTCGTCGACGTGCTCGTGGTGACCGTGGGGGTGTACTCGCTCTTCGGGTTCGAGATCTCTCCCGCGGCCGTCATCGGCTTCCTGACGATCCTGTCGTACTCGCTGTACGACACCACGGTCGTCTTCGACAAGGTCCGCGAGAACACCTTCGAGGACGGGGAGAAGTCGGGCAGGACGTTCGGCGAGTCGGTCAACCTGGCTGCCAACCAGACGCTCGTGCGATCGATCAACACCACGATCGTCGCTGCGCTGCCGACTGGTGCGATCCTCTTCATCGGTGCCCTGTGGCTGGGTGCTCAGACGCTCACCGACATCTCGCTGTCGATCTTCGTGGGCACCCTGGTCGCCGCGTACTCGACGCTGTTCGTCGCCGTGCCCCTGTTCGCGCTCCTGCGCGAGAACGAGCCCGGCATCAAGGCGAACGACACCCGGGTGCTCGAGTCTCGTGAACGCGCATCGGTCGAGGCCTGA
- a CDS encoding RelA/SpoT family protein has product MTEITPPPAQSSLRRLVPRIFSRAAPREGLEQLVRTVRAHHPKGDIAIIDRAYQTASRAHAQQKRQSGEPYITHPLAVAQILAELGLGPRAIAAALLHDTVEDTSYGLDQLTAEFGDEVAMLVDGVTKLDKVKYGDAAQAETVRKMIVAMSRDIRVLLIKLADRLHNARTWGFVPPEKAAKKATETLEIYAPLAHRLGIQAIKSELEDLSFAVLHPKLYAEIDSLVTQRTPQREQYLQTVIDAVESDLRELRIRGRVMGRPKQLYSVYQKMVVRGREFDDIYDLIGIRVLVTTVRDCYAVLGSIHARWTPLPGRFKDYIATPKFNLYQSLHTTVIGPGGRTVEIQIRTHEMHQQAEFGVAAHWKYKERMAGGKADAKALDNDMAWLAHISDWQAETADPGEFLDSLRFEIGAKEVYVFTPKGRVVGLPAGATPVDFAYAVHTEIGHRTMGAKVNGRLVPLESTLSSGDVVEVFTSKNPDAGPSQDWLTFVKSTRARNKIRGWFTKERREEAVEQGKDAIARAMRRQNLPLQRLMGQDAFTEVAHQLRYEDVTALYAAVGEGHVSTQSVIEKVTALVRAEEDTSTGPIQLPAVGRSRQKRDSDSGVLVRGAPDILVKLAKCCTPVPGDEIVGFVTRGSGVSVHRSDCTNVESLMRDPERLIEVSWAPTTKSLFLVQIQVEALDRAGLLSDVTRVLSEHHVNILSASVQTNNDRLALSRFVFEMGDTVHLDRVLNAVRRIDAVYDVYRVTSS; this is encoded by the coding sequence ATGACCGAGATCACCCCGCCGCCTGCCCAGAGTTCGCTGCGACGCCTCGTTCCCCGGATCTTCTCTCGGGCTGCGCCGCGCGAAGGGCTCGAGCAGCTCGTCCGGACGGTTCGCGCGCACCATCCGAAGGGCGACATCGCGATCATCGATCGCGCGTATCAGACCGCGTCGCGCGCACACGCGCAGCAGAAGCGTCAGAGCGGCGAGCCGTACATCACGCATCCGCTCGCGGTGGCGCAGATTCTGGCGGAGCTGGGTCTCGGTCCGCGCGCCATCGCGGCCGCGCTGCTCCACGACACGGTCGAGGACACCTCATACGGTCTCGATCAGCTGACGGCCGAGTTCGGCGACGAGGTCGCGATGCTCGTCGACGGCGTCACCAAACTCGACAAGGTCAAGTACGGCGACGCCGCGCAGGCGGAGACCGTGCGCAAGATGATCGTCGCGATGTCGCGCGACATCCGGGTGCTCCTCATCAAGCTGGCCGACCGGCTGCACAACGCCCGGACCTGGGGATTCGTTCCACCCGAGAAGGCCGCCAAGAAGGCGACCGAGACCCTGGAGATCTACGCGCCGCTCGCACACCGGCTCGGCATCCAGGCGATCAAGAGCGAGCTCGAAGACCTGTCGTTCGCGGTGCTGCATCCCAAGCTCTACGCCGAGATCGACAGCCTCGTCACGCAGCGCACCCCGCAGCGCGAGCAGTATCTGCAGACGGTCATCGACGCGGTTGAGAGCGACCTGCGAGAACTCCGCATCCGTGGGCGCGTCATGGGTCGTCCGAAGCAGCTCTACTCGGTCTACCAGAAGATGGTCGTGCGGGGACGCGAGTTCGACGACATCTACGACCTCATCGGCATCCGCGTGCTGGTGACGACCGTCCGTGACTGCTACGCCGTGCTCGGTTCCATCCACGCGCGGTGGACGCCCTTGCCCGGACGCTTCAAGGACTACATCGCGACGCCGAAGTTCAACCTGTACCAGTCGCTGCACACGACGGTCATCGGCCCGGGCGGACGCACGGTCGAGATCCAGATCCGCACGCACGAGATGCATCAGCAGGCCGAGTTCGGTGTCGCGGCGCACTGGAAGTACAAGGAGCGGATGGCGGGCGGCAAGGCCGACGCCAAGGCGCTCGACAACGACATGGCGTGGCTGGCCCACATCTCCGACTGGCAGGCCGAGACGGCCGACCCGGGGGAGTTCCTCGACTCGCTGCGGTTCGAGATCGGTGCGAAGGAGGTCTACGTCTTCACCCCGAAGGGGCGCGTCGTCGGCCTGCCCGCAGGAGCCACCCCGGTGGACTTCGCCTACGCCGTGCACACCGAGATCGGGCACCGCACGATGGGCGCCAAGGTCAACGGCCGCCTCGTGCCGCTCGAGTCGACCCTGTCGAGCGGCGATGTCGTCGAGGTGTTCACCTCCAAGAACCCCGACGCAGGTCCGAGCCAGGACTGGCTGACCTTCGTCAAGAGCACGCGGGCGCGCAACAAGATCCGCGGCTGGTTCACGAAGGAGCGGCGCGAGGAGGCGGTCGAGCAGGGCAAGGATGCGATCGCACGCGCCATGCGCCGTCAGAACCTGCCGCTGCAGCGTCTCATGGGTCAGGACGCGTTCACCGAGGTGGCGCACCAACTCCGCTACGAGGACGTCACAGCGCTGTATGCCGCAGTCGGCGAGGGGCACGTCTCGACGCAGTCGGTGATCGAGAAGGTCACGGCGCTCGTGCGAGCGGAGGAAGACACCTCCACCGGCCCGATCCAGCTGCCGGCCGTCGGGCGCTCGCGCCAGAAGCGCGACAGCGACTCGGGGGTCCTGGTGCGCGGCGCGCCCGACATCCTCGTCAAGCTCGCGAAGTGCTGCACGCCGGTTCCCGGTGACGAGATCGTCGGCTTCGTCACCCGGGGCAGCGGCGTGTCCGTGCACCGGTCCGACTGCACCAACGTCGAGTCCCTGATGCGCGATCCCGAGCGTCTCATCGAGGTGTCGTGGGCGCCGACGACCAAGAGCCTCTTCCTCGTTCAGATCCAGGTCGAGGCACTCGATCGCGCCGGGCTCCTCAGCGACGTGACCCGCGTGCTGAGCGAGCATCACGTCAACATCCTCTCGGCCTCGGTGCAGACCAATAATGATCGGCTCGCGCTCAGCAGGTTCGTCTTCGAGATGGGCGATACAGTGCACCTCGATCGCGTGCTCAACGCGGTACGGCGCATCGACGCCGTGTACGACGTGTACCGCGTCACATCGTCCTGA
- a CDS encoding SAM-dependent methyltransferase, producing MVWPFVYAPGERLSAAELTAARLDGDVVEVGESFMPADVVESPEIRAASLRPLVAHGLALTHESAAWVHGALPEPPTRHSVQRCTERRRNHVLDHRLHYRDLRLPPHETVHLGGMPVSSRVRTLCDLLRADAAAGEAPRRAAAAMLATFPDVLTEAYDSLAASGPLPFKRQALVWLETLRVRTM from the coding sequence ATGGTCTGGCCGTTCGTCTACGCCCCGGGTGAGCGTCTCTCCGCAGCTGAGCTCACCGCCGCCCGCCTCGACGGCGATGTCGTCGAAGTCGGTGAGTCGTTCATGCCCGCGGACGTCGTCGAAAGCCCGGAGATCCGGGCAGCCTCGCTCCGCCCGCTCGTCGCGCACGGGCTGGCGCTGACCCACGAATCCGCGGCCTGGGTGCACGGCGCACTGCCCGAACCGCCCACGCGGCACAGTGTTCAACGGTGCACGGAGCGCCGCCGTAACCACGTGCTCGATCACCGCCTGCACTACCGCGACCTCCGGCTGCCCCCTCACGAGACCGTGCACCTGGGCGGGATGCCGGTCTCGAGCCGCGTGCGTACCCTGTGCGACCTGCTCCGCGCCGACGCCGCGGCCGGTGAGGCGCCGCGGCGGGCCGCCGCCGCGATGCTCGCGACGTTCCCCGACGTCCTCACCGAGGCGTACGACTCGCTGGCGGCGAGCGGCCCGCTGCCGTTCAAACGGCAGGCCCTCGTGTGGCTCGAGACGCTGCGGGTCAGGACGATGTGA
- a CDS encoding DUF349 domain-containing protein has translation MTSTPDSTITPADDAPWGRVDDDGTVSVREGDQWRVVGQYPDGTPEEALAYFQRKFSDLASEVTLVEVRHRRGGASASDLRSTVGTLRSRITGAAAVGNLAALEARLIALESELDAASATEAAEAKQALDAAIAERAALVEAIESIAARDPKSIQWKQTSAEVNDLFERWQRHQADGPRLPRSTGQQLWKRFRDARSIIDKHRREFYSSLDETHKSARDAKQRLIERAEALAPRGEDGIGAYRDLLEQWKQSGRAGKKADDALWARFKAAGDALYGARAEREHADAEASQEKIVAKRALLEEAAAVTSEKDTAAARALLTGIQRRWDEIGRIFPRDKERALDDELRKIEQSVRSREDADWKNNNPETKARQGDMLSQLHDAIAKLESEVAEAEASGDERAIAQAKEALSARKAWLSALGG, from the coding sequence GTGACTTCCACCCCTGACTCCACGATCACCCCCGCCGACGACGCCCCGTGGGGTCGCGTCGATGACGACGGCACCGTCTCGGTGCGCGAGGGGGACCAGTGGCGCGTCGTCGGCCAGTACCCCGACGGCACGCCGGAAGAGGCGCTGGCGTACTTCCAGCGCAAGTTCTCCGACCTCGCGAGCGAGGTGACTCTCGTCGAGGTCCGGCATCGTCGGGGCGGCGCATCGGCGTCCGACCTCCGGTCGACGGTCGGCACGCTCCGCTCGCGCATCACCGGTGCCGCCGCGGTCGGCAACCTCGCCGCCCTCGAGGCACGCCTGATCGCGCTGGAGAGCGAGCTCGACGCAGCTTCCGCGACGGAGGCTGCTGAGGCCAAGCAGGCGCTCGACGCCGCGATCGCCGAGCGCGCCGCGCTGGTCGAGGCGATCGAGTCGATCGCCGCGCGCGACCCCAAGTCGATCCAGTGGAAGCAGACCTCCGCAGAGGTGAACGACCTCTTCGAACGGTGGCAGCGCCATCAGGCCGACGGCCCGCGCCTGCCCCGCAGCACCGGCCAGCAGCTGTGGAAGCGGTTCCGCGACGCCCGCTCGATCATCGACAAGCACCGTCGCGAGTTCTACTCCAGCCTCGACGAGACGCACAAGAGCGCACGCGACGCGAAGCAGCGACTCATCGAACGCGCCGAGGCGCTGGCCCCCCGCGGCGAGGACGGCATCGGCGCCTACCGCGACTTGCTCGAGCAGTGGAAGCAGTCCGGCCGTGCGGGCAAGAAGGCCGACGACGCGCTCTGGGCGCGATTCAAGGCCGCCGGCGACGCCCTCTACGGCGCACGCGCCGAGCGCGAGCACGCCGACGCCGAGGCCTCGCAGGAGAAGATCGTCGCCAAGCGCGCCCTCCTCGAAGAGGCGGCGGCGGTGACCTCCGAGAAGGACACGGCTGCCGCGCGCGCGCTGCTCACCGGCATCCAGCGCCGGTGGGACGAAATCGGCCGCATCTTCCCCCGAGACAAGGAGCGCGCCCTCGACGACGAGCTCCGCAAGATCGAGCAGTCCGTGCGTTCGCGTGAAGACGCCGACTGGAAGAACAACAACCCCGAGACGAAGGCGCGCCAGGGCGACATGCTGTCGCAGCTGCACGACGCGATCGCGAAGCTCGAGTCCGAGGTGGCTGAGGCTGAAGCCTCGGGCGACGAGCGCGCCATCGCGCAGGCCAAGGAGGCGCTGAGCGCTCGCAAGGCCTGGCTCAGCGCACTCGGCGGCTGA
- a CDS encoding dioxygenase: MAGRGTNRDDRAAQERARLYAARREYHDGQKRRRSRDNLMAAVAGGILIMGAIGAQIVYFTAGPGAPAPDETPAPSPTQTVPSSPSPAPTDPTPTTIPTP; encoded by the coding sequence GTGGCAGGTCGCGGCACGAACCGGGACGATCGCGCGGCGCAGGAACGCGCCCGTCTCTATGCTGCACGGCGCGAGTACCACGATGGGCAGAAGCGGCGCCGCTCGCGCGACAACCTCATGGCGGCCGTCGCGGGAGGCATTCTGATCATGGGCGCGATCGGCGCTCAGATCGTCTACTTCACCGCCGGTCCCGGGGCACCGGCACCCGACGAGACCCCGGCCCCCTCTCCCACGCAGACCGTGCCGTCGTCGCCGTCACCGGCGCCGACGGATCCCACTCCGACAACGATCCCGACTCCCTGA
- a CDS encoding replication-associated recombination protein A: MTDSSALFSGQTPLAVRMRPTSLDEVAGQGHLLRPGSPLVALASPDGNKAGAVSVILWGPPGTGKTTLAQAIARSSGRRFVELSAVTAGVKDVREVMQEAMTQRDLYGISTILFLDEIHRFTKAQQDALLPGVENGWVLLIAATTENPSFSVVAPLLSRSLLLTLQPLSDDDLAGLIDRAVTDARGLAGSIVLADDARTALVRLASGDARRALTSLEAAATMAEPGGGDEPPVITADHVAQAVDRALLRYDRQGDEHYDVISAFIKSIRGSDVDAAMHYLARMIEAGEDPRFIARRLVISASEDIGLADPHALTIAVAAADAVAFIGMPEGRIPLAEATAYLATTAKSNAAYNAINAAISDVRAGGFGRVPKHLRDAHYAGAKRLGHGKGYVYPHDLEVGVATQQYLPDELRGRRYYEPTNRGVEREIGARVDKLRKILGD, from the coding sequence ATGACCGATTCGAGCGCGCTCTTCTCCGGGCAGACGCCGCTCGCCGTCCGGATGCGTCCCACCTCGCTCGACGAGGTCGCCGGACAGGGCCACCTGCTGCGACCCGGCTCGCCCCTCGTGGCACTCGCCTCACCTGACGGCAACAAGGCGGGAGCAGTGTCGGTGATCCTGTGGGGCCCGCCCGGAACCGGCAAGACGACGCTGGCTCAGGCGATCGCCCGTTCGTCCGGACGTCGTTTCGTCGAGCTCTCGGCGGTCACCGCCGGGGTGAAAGACGTGCGCGAGGTCATGCAGGAGGCGATGACGCAGCGCGACCTCTACGGCATCTCGACCATCCTCTTCCTCGACGAGATCCACCGCTTCACCAAGGCCCAGCAGGACGCCCTCCTGCCGGGCGTCGAGAACGGCTGGGTCCTGCTCATCGCCGCCACGACAGAGAATCCGTCGTTCTCCGTCGTCGCGCCGCTCCTCTCGCGGTCGCTGCTGCTCACCCTTCAGCCGCTCAGCGACGACGACCTGGCAGGGCTCATCGATCGGGCGGTCACCGACGCCCGCGGGCTCGCCGGCTCGATCGTCCTCGCCGACGACGCGCGGACCGCCCTCGTCCGGCTGGCGTCCGGCGATGCTCGACGGGCGCTGACCTCGCTCGAGGCCGCGGCGACGATGGCCGAGCCTGGCGGTGGCGACGAACCGCCCGTCATCACCGCGGACCACGTCGCCCAAGCCGTCGACCGCGCTCTGCTCCGTTACGACCGACAGGGCGACGAGCATTACGACGTGATCAGCGCGTTCATCAAGTCGATCCGCGGGTCCGACGTCGATGCCGCCATGCACTATCTCGCCCGCATGATCGAGGCGGGCGAAGACCCTCGCTTCATCGCGCGACGTCTGGTCATCTCGGCGTCCGAAGACATCGGGTTGGCAGATCCCCACGCGCTGACGATCGCCGTCGCCGCCGCAGACGCGGTCGCCTTCATCGGGATGCCGGAGGGTCGCATCCCGCTCGCCGAAGCGACGGCCTATCTCGCGACCACCGCCAAATCGAACGCGGCCTACAACGCCATCAACGCCGCGATCTCCGACGTCCGCGCCGGCGGGTTCGGCCGCGTGCCCAAGCATCTGCGCGATGCCCACTACGCCGGTGCGAAGCGGCTCGGGCACGGCAAGGGCTACGTCTATCCGCACGACCTCGAGGTCGGGGTCGCCACGCAGCAGTACCTCCCCGACGAGCTGCGCGGGCGCCGCTACTACGAGCCGACCAACCGCGGTGTCGAACGCGAGATCGGCGCCCGCGTCGACAAGCTGCGAAAGATCCTGGGGGACTGA